Proteins from one Aspergillus nidulans FGSC A4 chromosome VIII genomic window:
- a CDS encoding TVP15 family protein (transcript_id=CADANIAT00002560): MDLSNIFRFANVAVGVIMVLGGIAQFFPISLGHVITGVYVILFGLIVAGLEFFPTIPDYVYRYASFLFSFLGRGVFYIFVGCLILHGHVLQYIAGSIVGFLGIGYAVLEFVPSIEPPSNMREADQSWGAEQVV; encoded by the exons ATGGATCTCTCTAACATCTT TCGCTTCGCCAACGTGGCTGTTGGTGTCATTATGGTTCTCGGTGGTATCGCGCAATTCTTCCCAATTAGCCTGGGACATGTCATCACCGGTGTATACGTGATTCTCTTTGGTCTCA TCGTCGCCGGATTGGAATTCTTCCCCACAATCCCGGATTATGTCTACCGCTATGcgtccttcctcttctcgtTCCTTGGTCGCGGTGTTT TCTACATCTTCGTTGGATGTCTCATCCTGCATGGCCACGTTCTGCAATACATTGCTGGTTCCATCGTCGGCTTCCTCGGCATTGGGTATGCTGTCTTGGAATTCGTCCCCTCCATTGAGCCGCCGTCGAACATGCGCGAGGCCGACCAGAGCTGGGGTGCCGAGCAGGTCGTCTAG
- a CDS encoding uncharacterized protein (transcript_id=CADANIAT00002561), which produces MKEYRAPQVEDGLETDDVTSTTKRKRSIETPELQEKDSKELKSQRPRKAAKSGKPPEAEDDEGYVDDEGEFGEGEIDEDMSEEGDKEGSEENKEDEERENGHKSQDKPQRSPNREKLEKTIERFGRGPLEGTAIEGKALSGSPDTILAMLMDAMLKSKPMSHGLTDRTLKKLVEVGYHDIQKLRNASWEERAMVLKDGGYNRYREQGSTNLGRLVEFVDEKYEGDLNNLIKKAGYDPTTTRQLIKEVHGLGDLGVELFFNNVQSVWPTIAPFVDSRSLKTAEDAGLGTDLNAIYESLGNDSVRMCKLANALSAARLDKRVGDLVAIR; this is translated from the exons ATGAAAGAGTACAGAGCCCCTCAGGTCGAAGACGGCCTTGAGACCGACGACGTAACCAGCACAACAAAGCGCAAGAGAAGCATCGAAACACCTGAATTACAGGAGAAAGACTCAAAAGAGCTGAAGTCGCAGCGCCCGCGTAAAGCAGCCAAGTCTGGGAAACCGCCTGAagcggaagatgatgagggCTATGTTGACGATGAGGGGGAGTTTGGCGAAGGGGAGATAGATGAGGATATGAGCGAGGAGGGTGACAAAGAGGGCAGCGAGGAAAAtaaagaagacgaagaacgCGAGAACGGCCATAAGAGCCAGGATAAACCGCAACGGTCTCCAAATAgggagaagctcgagaagacAATTGAGAGATTCGGCCGTGGCCCGCTGGAGGGAACAGCAATCGAGGGTAAAGCGCTTAGCGGCTCACCAGATACCATTCTCGCCATGCTCATGGACGCaatgttgaagtcgaagccaATGTCGCACGGTCTCACAGACCGTACTCTCAAGAAGCTTGTCGAGGTTGGATACCATGATATTCAGAAACTAAGAAACGCCAGCTGGGAAGAGAGAGCCATGGTATTGAAGGACGGCGGATATAATCGATACAGAGAGCAGGGGTCAACGAACCTTGGAAGATTGGTCGAGTTTGTGGACGAGAAATATG AGGGAGACCTTAACAATCTTATAAAGAAAGCTGGCTATGATCCTACGACAACGAGGCAGCTGATCAAAGAAGTCCACGGCCTCGGGGACCTTGGagtcgagctcttcttcaataACGTGCAAAGTGTCTGGCCCACTATCGCTCCGTTTGTGGACTCCCGGAGCCTGAAGACCGCCGAGGATGCTGGACTAGGGACAGATCTGAACGCCATCTATGAAAGTCTAGGGAACGACTCCGTGAGGATGTGCAAGTTGGCAAATGCTCTGTCTGCTGCGAGGTTAGACAAGCGAGTCGGTGATCTCGTGGCTATTCGATAG
- a CDS encoding FAD-dependent oxidoreductase (transcript_id=CADANIAT00002562) — MTKNNIVVLGAGVSGLTTAYLLSQDPSNSVTVVAKHMPGDYDIEYCSPWAGANYLPTGQPGTNHAKWERATWQPLKELTEKHPEAGIHFQESIVHNRKKDQETTTGKWFSALVSENPWYKDVVPDFKNLPKDQLAPGVDNAQVFTSVCINTAVYLPWLVGQCRKNGAVFKRAVFKHVSDAANAHHSGQPADIVVNCTGLASKKLGGVRDDKLYPGRGQIVIVRNDPGKMVSMSGTDDGEDELMYMMTRAAGGGTILGGCYQKHQWDPLPDPNLAVRIMKRAISICPELVGEGQGIEGLDIIRHGVGLRPLRDDGPRIEAEMIEGVAVVHNYGHGGFGYQASYGCAAEAVRLVKDTLQKKIRAKL; from the exons ATGACCAAAAATAACATCGTGGTGCTCGG GGCCGGGGTGTCTGGGCTCACGACCGCCTACCTTCTGTCCCAGGATCCCAGCAACTCCGTCACCGTCGTGGCCAAGCATATGCCGGGAGACTATGATATTGAATACTGTTCACCCTGGGCTGGTGCCAACTACCTTCC AACCGGACAGCCTGGCACCAACCATGCTAAATGGGAGCGAGCGACCTGGCAGCCATTAAAGGAACTGACCGAGAAGCATCCAGAGGCTGGAATCCACTTCCAAG AATCCATCGTTCACAACCGGAAAAAGGACCAGGAAACTACGACCGGTAAATGGTTCTCAGCCCTGGTCAGCGAGAACCCCTGGTACAAAGACGTTGTCCCTGAT TTCAAAAACCTTCCAAAAGACCAATTGGCGCCCGGTGTTGACAACGCGCAGGTCTTCACCTCAGTCTGCATCAACACTGCGGTATATCTACCCTGGCTAGTCGGCCAATGCCGTAAGAACGGCGCAGTGTTCAAGCGGGCAGTGTTCAAGCATGTCTCAGACGCAGCGAATGCTCACCATTCCGGGCAACCCGCCGATATTGTCGTGAACTGTACCGGCCTAGCATCTAAAAAGCTTGGCGGTGTCCGCGACGACAAGCTCTACCCAGGTCGTGGACAGATCGTCATTGTCCGCAACGATCCTGGTAAAATGGTTTCCATGTCAGGCACTGATGACGGTGAGGATGAACTCATGTACATGATGACCCGTGCAGCTGGCGGCGGCACCATTCTAGGTGGCTGCTACCAGAAACATCAGTGGGACCCATTGCCTGATCCTAACCTTGCCGTACGCATCATGAAGCGTGCCATTTCCATTTGTCCGGAGCTGGTAGGTGAGGGCCAGGGGATTGAAGGGCTAGACATTATTAGGCACGGCGTGGGCCTGCGTCCTTTGCGTGATGACGGGCCGCGTATTGAGGCGGAGATGATTGAGGGTGTTGCGGTCGTGCATAACTATGGACATGGAGGATTTGGGTATCAGGCTTCGTATGGCTGTGCCGCCGAGGCAGTGCGGTTGGTGAAAGACACTTTGCAGAAGAAAATCCGAGCGAAGTTGTGA
- a CDS encoding OTU domain-containing protein (transcript_id=CADANIAT00002563), protein MADVPKGGRIVPIIAPRHNDHPEGSLQAINDPKHEKPPEQGPQESRRRGPKNTRSKADTECLELPSLTQLGLYALPTEGDGNCLYYALSDQLYGDFNHADHIRTRLADHIHANRDYFMSFIAAAGGERRAPRRAAAEAARNSYCSSSSASPAPPSTKDKERSFDSRVAESRKNGVWGGAEEIQAFCQSFKKDVNVYTMYGIQNFRDVHAPADEERETIHIAFHDFHHYSSVRHCEGPHTGLPRIPKAEQSAQTSTAPPDEGVVNVASPWKISAIQAGLGDKYDRETIVEVLEQCRGNIDNAFLNLLGDDVNTQQPEATASRAIMKSRFQPSSRSSSPFSTGSKRSADDTDEEENPRPASRRSRVREQKRRILPDVTVGIAFRDDQNDLVSLRLRVSPDKAVSKSPAETARELTEASSTESFEESSALAKQGRRLKSRNKQTADISETSSQQSEPNTNEQKLRRSTHYTIMGR, encoded by the exons ATGGCAGATGTCCCGAAAGGCGGCAGGATCGTGCCTATAATCGCTCCTCGTCACAATGATCATCCTGAAGGGAGCTTACAGGCGATCAATGACCCTAAGCACGAGAAGCCGCCGGAGCAGGGTCCCCAGGAATCCCGCCGCCGGGGCCCTAAAAATACACGCAGCAAGGCAGACACAGAATGCTTGGAGCTTCCTAGTCTCACTCAGCTAGGGCTTTATGCTCTTCCCACAGAGGGTGACG GCAACTGCCTCTACTACGCGCTATCGGACCAATTGTACGGGGACTTCAACCATGCCGACCACATCCGGACGCGCCTCGCAGATCACATCCATGCCAACCGGGACTACTTCATGAGCTTTATAGCTGCCGCTGGTGGGGAGCGAAGAGCTCCTAGACGTGCggcggctgaggctgctcGAAACTCTtactgctcttcctcgtccgccagccctgcccctCCGTCCACCAAAGATAAAGAACGAAGTTTCGATTCCCGAGTAGCAGAGTCGCGGAAGAATGGCGTGTGGGGCGGAGCAGAGGAGATACAGGCCTTTTGTCAGTCATTCAAGAAGGATGTGAACGTTTATACTATGTACGGAATTCAGAACTTTCGCGACGTCCACGCTCCGGCGGACGAGGAAAGGGAAACCATACACATTGCCTTTCAC GATTTCCATCACTACTCCTCTGTACGCCATTGCGAAGGCCCTCATACGGGCTTGCCGCGTATCCCTAAAGCAGAACAATCAGCACAAACCAGCACCGCACCTCCAGACGAAGGCGTGGTCAATGTAGCTTCCCCGTGGAAAATATCAGCTATCCAGGCAGGTCTCGGCGATAAGTATGACCGTGAAACTATTGTTGAGGTACTCGAGCAGTGCCGAGGCAACATAGACAATGCATTTCTGAACCTGCTTGGTGACGATGTAAACACGCAACAACCCGAAGCCACCGCTTCCCGAGCAATCATGAAGTCGCGGTTTCAACCCTCTTCGCGCTCCTCATCTCCCTTTAGCACTGGGAGCAAACGCTCAGCTGATGAtaccgacgaagaagaaaaccCGCGGCCGGCTTCACGGCGCTCCCGAGTTCGCGAGCAAAAGCGTCGGATCCTCCCAGATGTTACAGTTGGGATTGCATTCCGAGATGATCAAAATGACCTTGTCTCCTTGCGTCTTCGTGTGAGCCCCGATAAGGCTGTTTCTAAGTCACCAGCCGAAACTGCTAGAGAGCTTACAGAAGCCAGCTCCACCGAATCATTTGAAGAAAGCTCAGCACTCGCGAAACAGGGTAGGAGATTGAAGTCCAGGAACAAACAGACCGCAGATATCAGTGAAACCTCAAGCCAACAGAGTGAACCGAACACCAACGAGCAAAAACTACGCCGAA GTACACATTATACCATCATGGGGCGTTGA
- a CDS encoding uncharacterized protein (transcript_id=CADANIAT00002564) encodes MSFTGVSFILPVCVLLGAFYAVGTSEKAGYTRIFTGGVLTGGSVCGMHYVGQLGITNYKCSYSAGNVAGSAVIAVCASIAALSIFFRWRASWTNRWWRRMICGCLLALAVSGMHWTAAVGTTYKEHDPTASRGGQLSRTQTVIICSVLACVACGILSACAITASGDHRRLRMQAQQLVLASVFFDLEGRVMVTPHALLPTRKIVDRYIGKTFSDDDLTRTHPAFLWAFRASRNWSLIKEVVPYMRDRIEVEDEAHKRYIAKGIDPDQEAEANAGFDEMFKRHFCVAAYDLADQVRQPLDDLGMLYDDVLTTSTTSSRFSRAMAYSKLRTGKGQLLFTVRQLRKQEASRLAASGFRFATIDNVSSLLSRRLNVVSGALEVHLKDMRDFAASGRNYEPGVHLVSFITRPTVHDRFEVLTAKGMGNPLPSVTLKAKRLSASHLELISHLEGWLVATCIDWLSSDKARSYKGADEFRRDLSRAMAGLAMSLPPDLNSASRFFPRPLMAPCRSTRISDNKTCMLLAFCTVGSLSTRVTNPDYAFMPLRLFRIQQQVNSGATDVDGLARELSKGILYSTIRSNSTTDSELAPSARRIFNLNLWSSHRRARDRSTRTLPSQEILTDSMPLGDIIVQKEVKVDVARIADPATEAALGKHTSVTVVEAGDSTAQTYVDELYNLCYAPGLRLRPSPGF; translated from the exons ATGTCATTCACCGGCGtctccttcatccttcccGTGTGTGTTCTGCTTGGGGCCTTTTATGCTGTTGGTACAAGCGAGAAGGCAGGATACACAAGGATCTTTACAGGAGGAGTGTTGACGGGAGGCTCAGTGTGTGGCATGCATTACGTTGGTCAGTTAGGCATTACCAACTACAAATGCAGCTACTCTGCCGGAAATGTCGCCGGCTCTGCTGTGATTGCAGTATGTGCTAGCATCGCAGCGCTCAGTATCTTCTTTCGGTGGAGAGCTTCGTGGACTAATCGTTGGTGGAGGCGCATGATCTGCGGCTGTCTACTGGCTCTGGCTGTGTCCGGCATGCACTGGACTGCTGCAGTCGGAACAACCTATAAAGAGCATGACCCAACTGCAAGCCGAGGTGGCCAGTTATCAAGGACTCAGACAGTCATCATATGCTCAGTCCTG GCCTGTGTCGCCTGTGGCATCCTGTCGGCATGTGCTATAACTGCCAGTGGTGACCATAGACGTCTGAGAATGCAAGCGCAACAGCTGGTGCTGGCCTCTGTTTTCTTTGACCTGGAAGGTCGAGTTATGGTCACACCacatgctcttcttcccacCCGAAAGATAGTCGACCGTTATATCGGCAAG ACCTTCAGCGATGACGACCTCACTAGAACTCATCCTGCTTTTCTATGGGCCTTCCGGGCAAGTCGGAATTGGAGTCTAATAAAAGAGGTTGTCCCTTATATGAGGGACAGGATAGAAGTAGAGGATGAGGCGCACAAGCGGTATATTGCGAAGGGTATAGATCCGGAtcaagaagccgaagccaaTGCAGGGTTCGACGAAATGTTCAAGCGCCACTTTTGCGTGGCAGCGTATGATCTTGCTGACCAAGTTCGACAACCGCTGGATGATTTGGGTATGCTGTATGACGATGTTTTGACCACTTCTACCACCTCATCACGTTTTTCGCGCGCTATGGCATACTCCAAGCTACGTACTGGAAAGGGCCAGTTGTTGTTCACAGTGCGCCAGCTGAGAAAGCAAGAAGCCTCTCGGCTCGCAGCTTCAGGTTTTAGGTTTGCTACAATCGATAAcgtctcttctctcctctccagACGTTTGAATGTCGTATCAGGAGCACTAGAAGTGCACCTCAAGGATATGCGCGACTTTGCTGCGTCTGGGCGGAATTATGAGCCTGGCGTTCATCTAGTCTCTTTTATTACCCGCCCTACGGTCCATGATCGGTTTGAGGTATTGACCGctaaaggaatgggaaatCCGCTACCGTCAGTCACGCTGAAAGCGAAGCGCCTATCAGCGTCTCATTTGGAACTGATCTCGCATCTGGAGGGGTGGTTAGTCGCGACCTGTATTGACTGGCTGAGCTCCGACAAGGCACGAAGCTACAAAGGTGCCGACGAGTTTCGTCGAGACCTTAGCCGAGCAATGGCGGGCCTCGCTATGTCGCTTCCACCAGACCTCAATTCCGCATCTCGCTTCTTCCCACGACCTTTGATGGCACCGTGCCGCAGCACAAGAATCTCCGACAACAAAACATGCATGCTCCTGGCATTCTGCACAGTGGGATCCCTCAGCACCCGCGTCACTAACCCAGACTACGCCTTTATGCCCCTTCGCCTTTTCCGCATCCAGCAACAGGTCAACAGCGGCGCTACTGACGTCGACGGCCTCGCGCGCGAACTTAGCAAAGGAATTCTCTACTCAACTATCCGCTCTAATTCCACAACAGACTCCGAATTGGCCCCTTCAGCCCGCCGCAttttcaacctcaaccttTGGTCATCGCACAGACGAGCACGTGATCGCAGCACAAGAACCCTACCGTCCCAGGAGATTCTCACGGACAGCATGCCATTAGGCGATATCATAGTCCAGAAAGAAGTCAAAGTAGATGTGGCGAGGATAGCGGATCCTGCCACTGAGGCAGCCTTGGGAAAACATACTTCTGTCACAGTTGTAGAGGCTGGTGACTCGACTGCACAGACTTATGTTGATGAACTATATAATCTCTGCTATGCGCCCGGGCTGCGTCTGCGCCCTAGTCCAGGCTTTTGA
- a CDS encoding uncharacterized protein (transcript_id=CADANIAT00002565) — MAITGDNSPNVAGSVIMLTVLAFVTYGLRAYCRITRRSWSTEDWIMTAALVPFCVLVAGCVGGAFNGIGVHASRLSEPGNEKYQAEGQKFFLIFEVGYCAAIIPIKLSISWMLIRVAEGRKKYVYIQYVVIALFSTMNIIALIFILTNCIPVEAAWDTSLLENGGHCQPAHVLADAYYACTAVNIVTDWVTAIMFVPNTIPELQNCRLTPARPIPLLWNVQLDKRSKMAVIGLMSLGVFASLSACVRLKYTVNLTNQDNYLFAIADVVIWGFAENAIGMIVGNIATLRPLFHQFFDRTFRRTGYTSSRSRSRFPSNYELSQHGGKSDPGNAYLSTVTEVHGAPGRGRQDSQLSDDDSQKMIIHGAAARGHNDIMVSRQVNVTYDA, encoded by the exons ATGGCCATCACCGGCGACAATTCGCCCAATGTGGCGGGCAGCGTCATCATGTTGACCGTCCTCGCCTTCGTTACCTACGGCCTGCGTGCGTATTGTCGTATCACGAGGAGATCGTGGTCCACAGAAGACTGGATCATGACAGCGGCTTTG GTTCCGTTCTGTGTTCTTGTAGCAGGCTGCGTTGGAGGCGCTTTCAATGGCATTGGCGTTCATGCATCACGACTCTCGGAGCCCGGAAATGAGAAATACCAGGCCGAAGGACAAAAGTTCTTTCTTATATTCGAAGTCGGCTATTGTGCCGCCATCATCCCcatcaagctcagcatcagctggatgttgatcCGAGTAGCTGAAGGGCGGAAGAAATATGTCTATATACAATACGTTGTTATCGCCCTCTTCTCCACCATGAACATCATTGCGTTGATCTTCATTCTCACCAACTGTATTCCGGTTGA GGCCGCCTGGGACACGAGTCTGCTTGAGAACGGGGGACACTGCCAACCTGCTCATGTTCTCGCCGACGCCTACTACGCCTGTACGGCCGTGAACATTGTCACAGACTGGGTGACTGCCATCATGTTTGTGCCAAACACAATCCCTGAATTGCAGAACTGTCGACTAACTCCAGCCAGGCCGATCCCCCTACTATGGAACGTCCAGCTTGATAAGCGCAGTAAGATGGCCGTCATCGGCCTGATGAGTCTCGGTGTCTT TGCTTCCCTCTCCGCATGCGTCCGTCTCAAGTACACGGTCAACCTAACCAACCAGGACAACTACCTGTTCGCCATTGCTGACGTCGTCATCTGGGGTTTCGCCGAAAACGCCATCGGCATGATCGTCGGCAACATCGCAACCCTCCGCCCCCTCTTCCACCAATTCTTCGACCGCACCTTCCGCCGAACAGGCTATaccagcagccgcagtcgGTCACGATTCCCTTCCAACTACGAGCTCTCTCAGCACGGCGGCAAGAGCGATCCCGGAAATGCATACCTATCTACTGTTACTGAAGTGCATGGCGCTCCCGGCCGAGGCAGGCAAGATAGTCAACTAAGCGACGATGACAGCCAGAAGATGATAATTCATGGTGCGGCGGCCCGGGGTCATAATGATATTATGGTCAGTCGGCAGGTTAATGTTACCTACGATGCCTAG
- a CDS encoding thioredoxin trxA (transcript_id=CADANIAT00002566): protein MSSLGLTNQASTVLRALRPRCLRPSAVSVSSARSLTTRASTLTFTVSRPRISVPKNYNSFAKRAFSSSPTVFFHPSAAKMGASEHVPPITSKAEFQEKVLNAKGFVVVDCFATWCGPCKAIAPTVEKFAQTYTDASFYQIDVDELSEVAAELGIRAMPTFLLFKDGQKVSDVVGANPGALEAGIKALLA from the exons ATGTCTTCCCTGGGATTGACAAATCAGGCTTCCACTGTCCTGCGCGCTCTACGCCCGCGTTG TCTTCGTCCGTCAGCCGTCTCGGTCTCCTCTGCCAGATCTCTCACTACTCGAGCATCTACCCTCACTTTCACTGTCTCGCGCCCACGCATCTCCGTGCCCAAAAACTACAACAGCTTCGCTAAACGCGCCTTTTCATCATCCCCTACCGTCTTCTTTCACCCCTCAGCCGCAAAAATGGGTGCCTCTGAACACGTCCCCCCCATTACCTC TAAGGCCGAATTCCAGGAGAAGGTCCTGAACGCCAagggcttcgtcgtcgtcgactGCTTCGCGACATGGTGCGGTCCCTGCAAGGCCATTGCGCCCACCGTTGAGAAATTCGCCCAGACCTACACCGACGCTTCATTCTACCAGATTGATGTTGACGAGCTCTCCGAGGTTGCCGCTGAGCTCGGTATTCGCGCCATGCCTACTTTCCTTCTGTTCAAGGATGGCCAGAAGGTTAGCGATGTGGTTGGTGCCAACCCCGGTGCGCTCGAGGCCGGTATCAAGGCTCTGCTTGCTTAG
- a CDS encoding uncharacterized protein (transcript_id=CADANIAT00002567): protein MQKSGNWLADDRAGARNREKAYGCVGFGCGIGRLELTKPILPPGLKAATDDVILSLSIGMVWNTAIFLPNQAETSVADAMQIVYETVSGVCLVATTILVIDQFNYSDLHEIS, encoded by the coding sequence ATGCAGAAGTCAGGCAATTGGTTAGCTGATGATAGAGCTGGTGCACGAAACCGTGAGAAGGCGTACGGTTGCGTTGGGTTCGGCTGCGGCATCGGAAGGCTGGAGCTTACCAAACCAATTCTCCCACCGGGCCTTAAAGCGGCAACCGATGACGTGATTCTGAGCTTATCAATCGGTATGGTCTGGAATACAGCGATCTTTCTGCCTAATCAGGCAGAAACTTCAGTTGCTGATGCAATGCAAATTGTGTACGAGACGGTAAGTGGTGTATGCTTAGTAGCAACCACTATCCTTGTAATAGATCAATTCAATTACAGTGACTTGCATGAAATATCATGA
- a CDS encoding uncharacterized protein (transcript_id=CADANIAT00002568): MAIWPFGRKGKRHTIQADADVRAGGDVATSQGPRHSFDERTLGRKPSLKQSKRLTNRYSQPVDDFPSDLHPSVQYSLSGFRSEQSRQDRTHTFHPSSTTKLEQQSLPRNPSLRNPVRNSENRATLKKRLSKRKAYEIAREREVRMMASMPIEIPRRIASPFPGDPVYIDDRRAVSAQSRRLDRHRSDISLSIQESAASSVTDFSDTLTFKVNGFSAWTPRPVIRYVEAPRMPCSRSQKSPEPADRRAKSPALEVSDEDLRSKKRIDELANDLDAAALRELMERDRRRRERKALEDQEKLVRKLQRNVKKVPKTQESPAPQAPETAENERGRAIQNIQSESQPTAQETEKFLSGENGGSWLREPSRDPERDGRETPESVHVIGNIDDRSIRDQKAAQRLSFGPSQDMTMSRSTLSASLSPSRQGVHSPNSSQLYGMTRDSVSDISRNVGSERRSSDHSGYGNTITSIFRRGSSRLKRSYRERFPTRSPPPENNVSHESFFKVHTQASPPAPYAGPKVLLGSSSFKRSQSKFTEHFGDEPLSPPDSRLQSPEIPEDEPQGEDQVPDLHSESYYPIPGSVADTQSRHQSWVGDNVDDPDNLPLSQSLASVDSEGSWMSGQFLRRISQRHANSARQSLNSSRYRPEESLEKAREEDNPGDSTFVAFGAYPGETAAACSTTDDQGKDLVGHFQPGQAGETWHEDVARRPVLVNPTLRPKSIEGLLNNVQTLSTISAEDEFSPIEEHSAEVFPTDADTAIHTQARNG; this comes from the coding sequence ATGGCGATATGGCCGTTTGGTCGCAAGGGCAAGCGGCACACCATCCAGGCGGATGCAGATGTTCGGGCTGGCGGGGATGTCGCTACGTCACAAGGCCCTCGTCACAGCTTCGACGAGAGGACCCTCGGCAGGAAACCGTCTCTTAAGCAATCGAAGCGTCTCACAAACCGCTACTCCCAGCCTGTCGATGATTTCCCAAGCGATCTGCATCCGTCTGTTCAATATTCTTTGTCCGGCTTCCGGAGTGAACAAAGCCGACAGGACAGGACGCATACCTTTCACCCTTCATCGACTACGAAATTAGAACAACAGTCGCTCCCTCGAAATCCGTCCCTCCGCAACCCAGTTCGCAACAGCGAGAATCGTGCGACATTGAAAAAGAGGTTGAGCAAGCGGAAGGCATACGAAATCGCTAGGGAGCGAGAGGTTCGAATGATGGCGTCGATGCCAATTGAAATTCCTCGTCGCATCGCTAGCCCCTTTCCGGGGGATCCCGTGTACATTGACGACCGGCGAGCCGTTAGTGCCCAAAGCCGGCGTCTGGACAGGCATCGCTCAGATATAAGCCTGTCTATTCAAGAGTCGGCTGCCTCCTCGGTGACTGACTTCTCTGACACCCTTACATTCAAAGTTAATGGCTTCTCTGCCTGGACTCCTCGTCCCGTCATACGCTATGTGGAAGCTCCTCGAATGCCGTGCTCCAGAAGCCAGAAATCTCCCGAGCCAGCTGATCGAAGAGCCAAGTCGCCTGCCCTTGAGGTCTCCGATGAAGACCTGCGCTCCAAAAAACGGATTGATGAGCTGGCCAACGACCTTGACGCTGCTGCTTTGAGGGAGCTAATGGAGAGAGATCGGCGAcggagggaaaggaaagcgCTTGAAGATCAAGAGAAGCTTGTCCGCAAACTGCAACGAAATGTTAAGAAAGTACCTAAAACGCAGGAATCGCCTGCTCCTCAGGCCCCGGAAACGGCCGAAAACGAGCGCGGACGAGCTATCCAAAATATTCAATCCGAGTCTCAGCCTACAGCCCAAGAGACAGAAAAATTCTTATCCGGCGAAAATGGAGGTTCGTGGCTGCGAGAGCCTTCTAGAGACCCTGAGCGGGACGGCCGTGAGACACCAGAAAGTGTGCATGTCATTGGCAATATCGATGACAGGTCGATTCGTGATCAGAAAGCCGCCCAACGCCTTAGCTTTGGCCCCTCTCAAGACATGACCATGTCGCGCAGCACTCTCTCAGCTTCTCTCTCACCGTCTAGACAAGGAGTACATAGTCCGAATTCGTCACAACTCTATGGCATGACACGGGACTCCGTGTCTGATATCTCTAGGAATGTTGGTTCTGAACGGCGATCATCCGACCACAGTGGATATGGTAACACGATCACATCCATCTTCCGCCGCGGCAGCTCTCGCCTCAAGCGCAGCTACCGTGAACGCTTCCCGACCCGAAGCCCACCGCCCGAGAACAACGTCTCTCACGAATCATTCTTCAAGGTTCATACGCAGGCCTCGCCGCCAGCTCCCTACGCTGGTCCGAAAGTCCTGCTTGGATCAAGTTCATTTAAGCGATCTCAATCTAAGTTTACCGAACATTTCGGTGACGAACCCCTTTCGCCACCTGATTCACGCCTTCAGTCTCCAGAGATACCTGAAGACGAACCACAGGGAGAAGACCAGGTTCCTGACCTGCATTCTGAGTCCTACTACCCCATTCCTGGCTCGGTAGCCGATACCCAAAGTCGACACCAATCCTGGGTCGGGGATAACGTCGATGATCCGGATAATCTCCCCCTTTCTCAGTCCCTGGCATCTGTTGATTCGGAAGGGTCCTGGATGTCTGGTCAATTCCTGCGTCGTATCTCGCAAAGACACGCCAACTCGGCTCGGCAAAGCCTGAACTCCTCTCGGTATAGACCGGAAGAGAGCCTTGAGAAGGCACGGGAAGAGGACAACCCTGGTGACAGTACGTTTGTTGCCTTTGGGGCCTATCCGGGTGaaacagctgcagcctgcagcacTACTGATGATCAGGGCAAGGACTTAGTCGGTCACTTTCAGCCTGGACAAGCGGGCGAAACCTGGCACGAAGATGTAGCGAGACGGCCAGTACTTGTAAACCCCACGTTGCGGCCCAAGTCAATCGAGGGACTCCTCAACAACGTCCAAACTCTATCCACAATTTCAGCGGAGGATGAATTCAGTCCGATTGAAGAACACTCTGCCGAGGTATTCCCAACCGATGCTGACACCGCCATTCATACCCAGGCGCGCAatggatga
- a CDS encoding uncharacterized protein (transcript_id=CADANIAT00002569) has product MKLSALCACPYIQTREVDHANKLHPWEKYTSHRALSSNPPAQYRRGALQPPPLPGHLQAHIHFGEMENPFVSYE; this is encoded by the exons ATGAAGCTCAGCGCGCTTTGCGCATGTCCATACATTCAGACTAGAGAAGTAGATCATGCAAACAAACTGCATCCATGGGAGAAG TATACCAGTCACAGAGCACTAAGTAGTAATCCGCCAGCGCAGTATAGACGTGGTGCCCTACAACCGCCACCACTTCCAGGGCATCTGCAAGCTCACATCCATTTTGGAGAGATGGAAAACCCCTTCGTATCATATGAGTGA